The following proteins are co-located in the Candidatus Methanogranum gryphiswaldense genome:
- a CDS encoding MMPL family transporter — MFDKMAKTIIKHPKAIIAIWLVALLIAVPFAVQYRDVLNYDITSMVSSDSESNQGLSIIEDQFAETTSTGTIIVIEYDTSEELAEISDFIYDSGGLSDQLTNTYGTDASLALLGSYNKDGDKTQSGIYMIAIQYGDGITGSNEVQNMRDLVSSAKTDTGIELTTYVTGTDAIEYDTENGAMTDVEKIDPFSILLIIILLGLFFYAITTAIIPPAVVGMAYGTVLALVFFIGGVLDIFYITTTIVLVSMLGAGCDYSIFIISRYREERKGGKEKDDALTESIKWAGESVATSGLAVIIGFGVMSLCSFSMIRSMGIILALGIVLAMIAALTFIPAILALIGDKVFWPSKIESYSAGGKAREGIWGKFANFGKKHFTKAARISKKHALPIVIAAILISLPAIYVMETEEDSFDMISVMPDSEGKEGINTIIDYTDGGMIMPTYVVIQLNSSIATVDTTNHTLTWTSDATEYLQMTNTISEGIVANDTSNVDYVLGPTPWTSIYSQTYAAVYEQVYEALVAQLGEGNVTPEMVAAYISANYGTEGINELAVQQLPELLQPYISAVFDQMGWNTSASTVAPYIDYIVNYVGGTVSTDGTYVKLTVILIDEPMSQESMDSINAIDSLVHGTYDEEYSDITSETWVAGAVVSLGEISETVNSQFDWIKICVIVLIFVLLFFVLGSYLTPLRSLITILMGITWTVALTHIVFTMILGIPVTWVVPIVLFVVCLGLGMDYDILLTTRIRENKKKGMSNDDAIDAALVKSGSVITLCGLIMGGTFLTLLVSSSPLLQEFGFALGFAILVDSLVIIPYVVPALMHLMGDWSWKGPKFLQKRNQ; from the coding sequence ATGTTCGATAAAATGGCAAAGACCATAATAAAACACCCGAAGGCTATCATAGCCATCTGGCTGGTCGCACTCCTTATCGCGGTACCTTTCGCTGTACAATACAGGGATGTCCTGAATTACGACATCACATCCATGGTTAGCAGCGATTCGGAATCGAATCAGGGGCTATCAATAATAGAGGACCAATTTGCAGAAACTACATCGACAGGAACTATAATCGTAATCGAATACGATACCTCAGAGGAACTCGCTGAGATCTCAGATTTCATTTATGATAGTGGTGGACTGTCCGACCAATTGACCAATACGTACGGTACCGATGCCTCATTGGCACTTTTAGGTTCGTACAACAAGGACGGAGATAAGACCCAGAGCGGTATTTACATGATCGCCATACAATATGGCGATGGTATCACGGGGTCCAATGAGGTCCAGAATATGAGGGACCTTGTTTCCTCAGCCAAGACCGATACAGGTATCGAACTTACGACATATGTCACAGGTACAGATGCTATAGAATACGATACTGAGAATGGTGCTATGACCGATGTCGAAAAGATCGATCCATTCTCGATCCTTCTCATCATCATACTGCTTGGTCTGTTCTTCTACGCTATAACCACCGCAATAATACCTCCGGCAGTGGTCGGAATGGCATACGGTACTGTTCTGGCACTTGTATTCTTTATCGGAGGGGTACTCGACATATTCTACATAACCACGACCATAGTCCTGGTGTCCATGCTCGGTGCAGGATGCGACTACTCCATATTCATAATCTCGAGATATAGAGAGGAACGTAAGGGAGGAAAAGAGAAAGATGATGCACTCACGGAATCCATCAAATGGGCCGGAGAATCCGTTGCCACGTCTGGACTCGCGGTCATCATCGGTTTCGGTGTTATGAGCCTGTGCTCCTTCTCAATGATAAGATCCATGGGAATCATACTAGCGCTAGGTATCGTTCTTGCAATGATAGCGGCACTAACATTCATACCTGCTATCCTGGCACTCATCGGGGACAAGGTCTTCTGGCCTTCCAAGATAGAATCCTATAGTGCCGGTGGAAAGGCAAGGGAAGGTATCTGGGGTAAATTTGCCAACTTCGGAAAGAAACATTTCACCAAGGCAGCAAGAATATCCAAGAAACATGCTTTACCGATCGTCATCGCTGCGATATTGATCTCCCTACCTGCCATCTATGTCATGGAGACAGAAGAGGACTCGTTCGATATGATCAGCGTCATGCCGGACAGTGAGGGAAAAGAAGGTATCAACACAATAATCGATTATACCGACGGCGGTATGATCATGCCCACCTACGTTGTCATCCAGCTTAACAGTTCAATAGCAACGGTGGATACAACAAACCATACGCTTACTTGGACGAGCGATGCCACTGAATACCTACAGATGACGAATACGATCTCGGAAGGAATTGTGGCCAACGACACAAGTAATGTCGATTATGTACTAGGCCCCACTCCTTGGACGAGTATATACAGCCAGACATACGCAGCGGTATACGAACAGGTCTACGAGGCCCTTGTGGCACAGCTCGGAGAAGGTAATGTGACGCCAGAGATGGTCGCCGCCTACATATCCGCGAACTATGGCACAGAGGGCATCAATGAACTCGCAGTGCAACAATTGCCTGAATTGCTCCAACCCTACATATCGGCCGTATTCGATCAGATGGGATGGAATACCAGTGCATCAACTGTCGCACCATACATAGATTACATTGTGAACTATGTCGGAGGAACAGTATCAACTGACGGAACATACGTTAAACTTACTGTAATATTGATCGATGAGCCCATGTCCCAGGAATCAATGGATTCCATAAATGCCATAGACTCGTTGGTACACGGTACATACGATGAGGAATACAGCGATATCACATCAGAGACATGGGTCGCAGGTGCGGTAGTGTCCCTCGGAGAGATATCTGAGACAGTCAATTCTCAGTTCGATTGGATCAAGATATGCGTCATAGTACTGATCTTCGTATTGTTGTTCTTCGTGTTGGGATCATATCTAACGCCACTGCGTTCGTTGATCACCATACTCATGGGAATAACATGGACCGTGGCACTTACACACATAGTGTTCACCATGATCTTGGGAATACCTGTAACATGGGTGGTCCCGATAGTGCTGTTCGTGGTGTGTTTAGGACTCGGAATGGATTACGATATCCTGCTGACGACACGTATAAGAGAGAACAAGAAGAAGGGAATGTCCAATGATGATGCGATAGATGCAGCACTGGTAAAATCCGGATCTGTCATCACACTTTGCGGACTTATCATGGGTGGAACATTCCTGACATTGTTGGTCTCCTCATCCCCGCTCTTGCAGGAATTCGGATTCGCTCTGGGATTCGCCATACTGGTGGACTCGCTGGTCATAATCCCCTATGTGGTGCCTGCATTGATGCACCTCATGGGAGATTGGAGCTGGAAAGGTCCGAAGTTCCTCCAAAAAAGGAACCAGTGA
- a CDS encoding MMPL family transporter: MIFQKLANGITKHSKLIIAIWIIALIIAVPFFSKAVDTLNYNSDDMADSNSESSVGAQIIADYFVSSSGESNSTDLLIITYDDEAGKTASEEVEAELVLNYSEFMDGALKIIIPYEDYSNADGSGMRMIAIIFSDQAVSDGSYTDDTKELREWIATYTEKAEKENDAALSTYVTGNPAISYDIMTGSTEDISHIDIFSIALILILVGLFFRSVFASALPPITIGVAIAIAFLGLFFVGSVMDIFFITEMFIIVSMLGAGCDYCIFIVSRYREERRKGADHDTAIHEAIVWAGESITTSGIAVMIGFGAMSICSLSLISGMGVMLAIGIAIALLAALTLITSILNLLGERIFWPSKIESYQEGSKAMNGWYGKCARFGNKYFHKSVKFSLAHAKAIVVAAILFTVPMVYVVATAETSYDMVGTMLTGESQEGLDVIEEYTYGGLIMPDYEVLELEDSIATITTTTISGQTVYLLTWNSNYTTYYDKLTELSSTISSNDSNIGEAYSLQVWANIADAAIESVGPQETGETDSEYLLRLYTNNEKTGILDDTTIIPSSLNIYMETIYLLTAAAIAEGEELSYDNTTYGAMVDGTMNYTTGIVGGITNADNTISVTYVKMTIITNEQSMSDKSMDSLHTIHAEVSSFLENNEEFTQAWLTGSAAVMYEVSEEVNGEFAKIIALAVILIFILLFFVIKSYLTPLRSIVTILMSVVWTIAITHLVFSDIGLIWLIPIVLVVICLGLGMDYDILLTTRIKENHLHRGMSNDDAITEAVISSGSVITICGLIMGGAFGTLMISNMVMLQQFGFALAFAIIVDALIVRTYIVPAVMHLMGEWCWKGPKFLKKKEHPTEEIPKTP, translated from the coding sequence ATGATATTTCAAAAATTAGCTAACGGAATCACAAAGCATTCCAAGCTGATTATCGCTATTTGGATCATAGCTCTTATCATCGCAGTGCCTTTTTTCAGCAAAGCGGTCGATACACTCAACTATAATTCAGATGACATGGCAGATTCCAATTCGGAATCGAGCGTAGGGGCTCAGATAATCGCAGACTACTTCGTAAGCAGTAGTGGAGAATCCAATTCGACCGACCTTCTAATCATAACTTATGATGACGAAGCAGGAAAAACGGCATCGGAAGAAGTCGAAGCCGAACTAGTTCTTAATTATAGTGAATTTATGGATGGGGCCTTGAAGATCATCATACCCTATGAAGATTACAGTAATGCGGACGGCTCAGGCATGAGAATGATCGCTATCATCTTCTCGGATCAAGCGGTATCAGATGGAAGTTATACAGATGATACTAAAGAACTCAGGGAATGGATCGCGACATACACAGAAAAAGCTGAAAAAGAAAATGATGCTGCCCTATCCACATATGTGACTGGTAACCCCGCCATATCATATGACATAATGACCGGTTCTACAGAAGATATCTCCCATATCGATATCTTCTCGATAGCTTTGATCCTTATCCTTGTAGGTCTGTTCTTCAGATCCGTATTTGCATCTGCATTGCCTCCGATCACGATCGGTGTCGCAATTGCCATTGCATTCCTTGGATTGTTCTTTGTCGGAAGTGTGATGGACATATTCTTCATCACAGAGATGTTCATTATCGTATCCATGCTGGGTGCTGGTTGTGACTATTGTATATTCATAGTATCCAGATACAGAGAAGAACGCAGAAAGGGTGCAGACCACGACACGGCGATACATGAAGCGATCGTGTGGGCAGGAGAATCCATAACCACATCTGGAATCGCGGTCATGATCGGATTCGGTGCCATGTCAATATGTTCATTGTCGCTCATAAGCGGAATGGGAGTGATGTTGGCCATCGGTATCGCAATCGCTCTATTGGCAGCACTCACACTGATAACCTCCATACTTAACCTTCTCGGAGAAAGGATTTTCTGGCCTTCCAAGATAGAATCATATCAGGAAGGTAGCAAAGCGATGAACGGATGGTACGGGAAATGTGCCAGATTCGGAAATAAATACTTCCATAAATCTGTCAAATTCTCACTGGCTCACGCAAAAGCGATCGTCGTAGCAGCCATACTTTTCACCGTTCCGATGGTGTATGTGGTAGCAACCGCGGAAACATCCTACGACATGGTGGGCACTATGCTGACTGGAGAGTCACAGGAAGGTCTAGATGTCATAGAGGAATACACGTATGGCGGATTGATAATGCCTGACTATGAGGTATTGGAACTAGAGGACAGCATCGCCACCATAACTACCACTACAATATCAGGGCAAACAGTATATTTGCTAACATGGAACAGCAATTATACCACATACTATGACAAACTAACAGAACTATCTAGTACAATATCGAGTAACGACAGCAATATCGGAGAAGCATACAGTCTCCAAGTATGGGCTAACATAGCTGATGCCGCAATAGAATCTGTAGGCCCCCAAGAAACAGGAGAAACAGATTCTGAATATCTACTAAGACTCTATACCAACAATGAAAAAACAGGCATACTGGATGATACTACAATAATCCCATCTTCCCTGAACATCTATATGGAAACCATATATCTTCTAACCGCTGCAGCAATAGCAGAAGGAGAGGAATTATCGTACGATAATACAACATATGGTGCAATGGTAGACGGTACGATGAATTACACGACTGGCATTGTGGGTGGAATCACCAATGCCGATAACACCATATCTGTAACATATGTGAAAATGACAATAATCACAAATGAACAGTCAATGTCTGACAAATCCATGGATTCTCTGCACACCATTCATGCAGAGGTCAGTAGTTTCCTGGAAAACAATGAAGAGTTTACCCAAGCCTGGTTGACAGGTTCTGCAGCAGTCATGTACGAAGTGTCTGAAGAAGTAAATGGAGAATTTGCTAAGATCATAGCACTTGCGGTCATCCTGATCTTCATACTATTGTTCTTTGTCATTAAATCTTACTTGACACCGTTGCGTTCGATCGTTACCATTCTCATGAGTGTCGTATGGACCATCGCAATAACACATCTGGTATTCTCAGACATTGGTTTGATCTGGCTAATACCTATTGTGCTGGTCGTGATATGTCTTGGACTGGGAATGGATTACGATATCCTGCTGACGACGCGTATCAAAGAAAATCATCTGCATAGGGGCATGTCGAATGATGACGCAATCACAGAAGCTGTGATAAGCTCTGGATCTGTGATCACGATCTGCGGTCTGATCATGGGTGGTGCTTTCGGTACTCTCATGATCTCCAACATGGTCATGCTACAGCAGTTCGGATTCGCATTAGCATTCGCCATAATCGTGGATGCTTTGATCGTGCGTACTTACATCGTACCTGCGGTCATGCACCTGATGGGCGAATGGTGCTGGAAAGGTCCTAAGTTCCTGAAGAAGAAAGAACATCCGACGGAAGAAATACCTAAAACCCCATAA
- a CDS encoding InlB B-repeat-containing protein — protein sequence MKTRIISGTFVFVIITFSLFAAVVSSPVSAEVDYGSTDSKVLENPNVVIRGTSDSDETTVATLLNTLTFSDNVSHWYIVYPDLASATTDGVAAGQVISVTYEGNMYSSVTVFVGNQFDGTGGISTIIADNTTIFFKPGDYSVSAGCASTGYFSFNNLSLIGLGATSDLVEFDMGYYSYGGTDYNLRNILWSNFYASNITFNAQDRSMFYKSTGQHYFHMTGQSNNVFNNVVITNLNLVSSSAENNRNVAINVLNSDYIIFNNVTLEDWTSISGCGPIQVNNSSSNVYFNNLTLNNVHDTQGFIKVEDGTSGNPLTVTSIFITGTLSFVGMTEIEKTIFVESYYYDTVAFPSSLYRYAQVNNQNGSFNPSIPYILLSTTLPDSIEGYAIFDLKDNTFIVKDGDTLITQEQQIQNIVDAVAFIQMIKGMTVATSYNVKYCVGESLGTITLPEVATSISNYDGYWENMGLNIIPVSAIDNVITTKEVVVFNSGSSISLPASNNRYTLFNIDFNEVEGCTLQEVIEGVTPLSSALDPYEYLYGTSNGLTYTEYSSSKSPLVPNATDETFQSCVFTSLVNNIEISSASLTWYVGDEKYLTATLTDTNDNSFTYGSITQEDLNKDTANDEVPIIKWFSTDTSVATVDMDTGKVTAVGIGTVTIVAKAADEYNDGEIEKPWAAYTLVSNPGTYTVTFDSNGGIAADPTTIQVTYGSQYGTLATTSREGYTFDGWYTTVSGGTKIEASSIVNITYPTTLFAVWTLNDYTVTLIYDSEFISVDGVPSGGIVSAGDGISVSVTGSILVEEVYVTVTMGGNTVDVFQYSSGSLTAGTVSIDHVTGDVTITVDYKEVQIVSPSSEKSFSWWILIAIVLILLLVFFLFYRRRKVVFENDSVTVTIDGNPIDSGSKIRKGDILTIQIKANGYRYTVSNATGSDGTYTVDGRRGNVVITSEIDTVQ from the coding sequence TTGAAAACACGCATTATATCAGGTACGTTCGTATTTGTGATAATCACATTCAGCTTATTTGCAGCGGTCGTTTCTTCACCCGTTTCTGCTGAAGTCGATTATGGATCGACAGATTCGAAAGTACTTGAAAACCCAAACGTCGTGATAAGAGGAACGTCAGACTCAGATGAAACGACCGTGGCTACTTTGTTGAACACATTGACTTTTTCAGACAATGTTAGTCATTGGTACATAGTTTATCCAGATTTAGCATCGGCAACAACAGATGGTGTAGCTGCTGGGCAAGTGATATCCGTCACATATGAGGGTAATATGTATTCTAGTGTCACCGTATTCGTAGGCAATCAGTTTGATGGGACAGGCGGAATCAGTACTATAATAGCGGACAATACTACTATATTTTTCAAGCCTGGGGATTATTCAGTATCAGCGGGATGCGCTTCTACCGGTTATTTTTCTTTTAATAATCTATCCTTAATTGGATTGGGAGCCACCTCAGATTTAGTGGAATTCGACATGGGATATTATTCATATGGAGGTACGGATTACAACCTCCGCAATATACTGTGGAGTAATTTTTACGCCTCAAATATAACTTTTAATGCTCAAGATCGCAGCATGTTCTACAAGAGTACGGGTCAACATTATTTTCATATGACCGGTCAGTCAAATAATGTTTTTAATAATGTAGTCATTACCAATCTTAATCTTGTCAGTAGTAGTGCTGAGAATAATAGAAATGTTGCAATCAATGTATTGAATTCAGATTATATAATATTCAATAATGTTACATTGGAAGATTGGACATCAATATCGGGGTGTGGGCCAATTCAGGTGAATAACTCATCATCAAATGTCTATTTCAACAATCTCACTCTGAATAATGTGCATGATACCCAAGGATTCATCAAGGTGGAGGATGGAACTAGTGGCAATCCTCTTACTGTTACTTCAATTTTTATTACTGGAACCTTATCATTTGTTGGTATGACAGAAATTGAGAAGACGATCTTTGTGGAGAGTTATTATTATGATACTGTGGCATTTCCAAGTAGTCTCTACAGGTATGCACAGGTAAACAATCAGAACGGGTCTTTTAATCCTTCAATCCCTTATATCTTATTGTCAACTACTTTGCCTGACTCCATAGAGGGATATGCGATATTCGATCTCAAAGATAATACATTCATTGTAAAGGATGGAGATACTTTGATTACGCAGGAACAGCAGATCCAGAATATAGTGGATGCCGTTGCATTCATTCAAATGATCAAAGGCATGACCGTTGCTACGTCATATAATGTAAAATACTGTGTCGGAGAAAGTTTGGGGACGATCACTCTTCCAGAGGTCGCGACTTCAATTTCAAATTACGATGGATATTGGGAGAATATGGGATTGAACATAATACCGGTTAGTGCGATAGATAATGTTATAACGACAAAAGAGGTAGTCGTATTCAATTCTGGTTCATCAATTTCTCTTCCTGCGAGCAATAATAGGTACACTTTGTTCAACATAGATTTCAACGAGGTAGAGGGGTGCACTCTGCAGGAGGTCATCGAAGGGGTAACGCCATTGTCTTCTGCGTTAGATCCATACGAGTATCTTTATGGGACCTCCAATGGTCTGACATATACGGAGTACAGCTCTTCCAAATCACCTCTCGTTCCCAATGCAACAGACGAGACATTTCAGAGTTGCGTTTTTACATCTTTGGTCAACAACATAGAGATAAGCAGTGCCTCTCTTACATGGTATGTAGGTGATGAAAAATACCTTACTGCCACTTTGACTGATACAAATGATAATTCTTTTACCTATGGGAGTATAACTCAAGAGGATCTTAACAAAGATACTGCTAATGATGAAGTACCCATCATCAAATGGTTCTCTACAGATACTTCTGTTGCTACTGTTGATATGGATACGGGGAAGGTAACCGCCGTAGGTATAGGAACAGTTACAATAGTTGCCAAGGCCGCTGACGAGTATAATGATGGGGAGATAGAAAAGCCATGGGCCGCATATACTTTAGTTTCAAATCCAGGAACATATACGGTAACATTCGATTCTAATGGGGGTATTGCGGCCGATCCGACTACAATTCAAGTTACATACGGTTCTCAATATGGTACTTTGGCCACCACATCAAGGGAAGGATATACTTTTGATGGATGGTATACAACTGTATCCGGCGGTACTAAAATAGAAGCATCTTCGATAGTTAACATAACATATCCTACTACGCTGTTCGCGGTCTGGACACTTAATGATTACACCGTGACCCTGATCTATGACAGTGAGTTCATATCCGTCGACGGGGTCCCGTCAGGTGGGATCGTCTCCGCAGGTGACGGCATATCCGTCTCTGTCACGGGGAGCATCCTCGTCGAAGAGGTCTATGTTACGGTCACCATGGGCGGGAACACGGTCGACGTATTCCAGTATTCGAGCGGTTCCCTCACTGCAGGCACGGTATCGATAGATCACGTCACGGGAGACGTCACCATCACTGTGGATTACAAAGAAGTCCAGATCGTATCGCCATCCTCCGAAAAGAGCTTCTCGTGGTGGATACTCATCGCAATCGTCCTGATATTGCTATTAGTATTCTTCCTGTTCTACAGAAGAAGGAAAGTAGTATTCGAGAACGACAGCGTTACCGTCACCATCGACGGGAACCCGATCGACAGTGGATCGAAGATACGCAAAGGGGACATACTGACGATCCAGATCAAAGCGAATGGGTACAGATATACAGTGTCCAACGCCACTGGTTCTGATGGAACATACACTGTGGACGGAAGAAGAGGAAACGTCGTCATAACCTCGGAAATAGATACTGTCCAGTGA
- a CDS encoding leucine-rich repeat domain-containing protein yields the protein MDSNQKNKEDSKLNSDHVKTHRHGHLSMILAIVSIVMCIIMAVTVLNDTNDSAAADTTFTVTTGGIEVTYYIISDSEATVQVGNGYSAAIDTSTSVTLTIPSTVSYDGVTYTVIAIGDRAFYNCSSLTSITISDNVESIGNYAFYNCSALTSITIPDNVTSIEKFTFQGCSALKTITLSANIESIRSYAFYNCSALTSITIPDSVTSIGDYAFSNCSSLTSITIPDSVESIGDYAFYSCSSLISITLSDNIEAIGDSTFYNCSSLTTITIPDSVESIGDYAFFNCSALTSITISSNTETIGEYAFCTCSALISITIPDSVESIGDRAFYKCYSLTSITLSDDIESIGEYTFCKCYALTSITIPDSVETIGDYAFEYGYSLTSITIPNSVDSIGDYAFQYCSLLSYIYIERTSSMSLGTYCFDTQCETGLTIDTSLSSDDFDSTYSSKTSVTINSSYDGNDEDQSYIVIIIVAVIIILLVLAAWAYMKRR from the coding sequence ATGGATTCAAACCAAAAAAACAAAGAAGATTCAAAATTGAATTCCGATCATGTCAAAACACACAGACATGGACATTTGTCGATGATACTGGCGATCGTATCTATCGTGATGTGCATCATAATGGCCGTAACTGTTTTGAACGATACGAACGACTCTGCTGCAGCAGACACGACATTTACAGTGACGACCGGTGGGATAGAGGTCACATACTACATCATATCTGACTCTGAAGCTACGGTCCAGGTAGGTAACGGTTACAGTGCTGCCATCGATACGTCCACGAGCGTTACCTTGACGATACCTTCAACTGTGAGCTACGATGGCGTCACTTACACTGTGATCGCCATAGGGGACCGCGCGTTCTACAATTGTTCCAGCTTAACATCGATAACGATATCTGACAATGTTGAATCCATAGGAAATTATGCGTTCTATAATTGCTCTGCACTTACATCGATCACTATACCTGACAACGTCACATCCATCGAAAAATTCACTTTTCAAGGCTGTTCCGCACTTAAAACGATAACATTATCTGCCAATATCGAATCAATAAGAAGTTATGCGTTCTATAATTGCTCTGCACTCACATCCATAACGATACCTGATAGTGTCACATCGATCGGAGACTATGCTTTCAGCAACTGCTCCTCACTCACATCCATAACGATACCCGACAGCGTTGAATCCATTGGGGATTATGCATTCTATAGCTGTTCTTCACTCATATCAATAACCTTATCGGATAATATTGAGGCCATCGGAGACAGCACATTCTACAATTGCTCCTCACTCACAACAATAACAATTCCAGATAGCGTTGAATCCATAGGGGATTATGCATTCTTCAACTGCTCTGCACTTACATCGATAACCATCTCAAGCAATACGGAAACGATCGGAGAATATGCTTTCTGTACGTGCTCTGCTCTGATATCCATTACGATTCCAGATAGTGTTGAATCCATAGGGGACCGCGCGTTCTACAAGTGTTATTCACTTACATCGATCACCCTGTCAGATGATATTGAATCGATAGGAGAGTACACTTTCTGCAAATGCTATGCTTTGACATCGATCACGATTCCAGATAGTGTTGAGACGATAGGAGATTATGCATTCGAATACGGTTACTCTCTGACTTCGATCACTATACCAAACAGTGTCGATTCCATTGGGGATTATGCCTTCCAATACTGCTCACTCCTCAGCTACATATATATCGAAAGGACCTCGAGCATGTCATTGGGCACATACTGTTTCGATACTCAATGTGAAACAGGTCTGACGATAGATACATCACTTTCGTCTGATGATTTCGACTCTACATACAGCAGTAAAACATCGGTGACCATTAACTCATCCTATGATGGGAACGATGAGGACCAATCCTATATTGTAATAATAATTGTGGCGGTTATCATCATACTTCTGGTACTGGCGGCTTGGGCATATATGAAAAGAAGATGA
- a CDS encoding alanine:cation symporter family protein, which produces MDSFINNYIDQYLWYVAFVLLVGFGIYFTIKLKGVQIFKLREENRLAFKADKSEKGKAISSFEAFCIGLGARVGIGNIAGVATAIMLGGPGAIFWMWTFAIIGAASSFMECTLGQMFKEKHGEFGFIGGPAYYITNGLKKPKFAVFMAMITICAYCGIAGVESANATDAFIGAFDFNYAALIFAILLALVAGIVIFGGIGRVARASYYIVPQMALLWMVIAFVTVIINFTALPGVLHAIIAGAFNLDAAVGATIGTALMWGLRRGVFSNEAGVGSIPNVSSAAYVKHPVKQGLVQSLGVFIDTLVVCSGTAFIILTYGDYSSLGLTGAPLVQSILSAGFLGVAAPAILAFFMTIFAFTNLIACYSITETNVKFISKKNRYLVYMRIVTVFVVFVSCLLPLSLVWDVCDVFMACMGIFNIIAVMLLSKYAFAAYKDYRDQVSAGVKDPIFRKSSLGDMDKSGITTWGDD; this is translated from the coding sequence TTGGATTCATTCATCAATAATTACATAGACCAATATTTGTGGTATGTAGCTTTTGTATTGTTGGTCGGTTTTGGGATATATTTCACGATCAAACTGAAAGGTGTCCAGATCTTCAAGCTGAGAGAAGAGAATCGATTGGCATTCAAGGCAGATAAGAGTGAAAAGGGCAAGGCCATCTCTTCTTTCGAAGCATTCTGCATAGGTCTGGGTGCACGTGTTGGAATAGGGAACATCGCAGGTGTGGCAACGGCCATAATGCTCGGTGGGCCTGGAGCCATATTCTGGATGTGGACATTTGCTATAATAGGTGCAGCCAGCAGTTTCATGGAATGCACTCTTGGACAGATGTTCAAAGAGAAACACGGCGAGTTCGGTTTTATCGGCGGACCTGCATATTACATAACGAACGGACTTAAAAAACCTAAATTTGCGGTATTTATGGCCATGATAACAATATGTGCATATTGTGGCATAGCAGGTGTCGAATCTGCAAATGCGACCGATGCGTTCATCGGAGCGTTTGATTTCAATTATGCTGCCTTGATATTTGCGATATTGCTTGCTCTTGTTGCGGGCATCGTTATATTCGGCGGTATAGGTCGTGTAGCCAGAGCATCATACTATATTGTGCCTCAGATGGCATTATTGTGGATGGTCATAGCTTTTGTAACAGTGATCATAAACTTCACGGCCTTGCCCGGGGTATTACATGCCATAATCGCAGGGGCATTCAATCTTGATGCTGCAGTAGGTGCGACGATAGGTACTGCATTGATGTGGGGGTTGAGAAGAGGGGTCTTCTCCAACGAGGCAGGAGTGGGTTCGATACCGAACGTTTCGTCTGCAGCTTATGTGAAACATCCGGTAAAGCAGGGCCTAGTGCAATCTTTGGGTGTTTTCATCGATACATTGGTTGTCTGTTCCGGTACAGCATTCATTATTCTCACATACGGTGATTACTCATCCTTAGGTCTTACTGGTGCGCCTCTGGTACAGAGCATCCTCAGTGCAGGTTTCTTGGGTGTTGCAGCACCAGCCATACTTGCGTTCTTTATGACGATATTTGCTTTTACAAATCTTATTGCATGCTATTCAATAACTGAGACCAATGTGAAATTCATATCCAAAAAGAACAGGTATCTGGTTTACATGCGTATCGTCACTGTATTCGTGGTCTTCGTATCGTGTTTGCTTCCTCTCAGCCTTGTATGGGATGTTTGCGATGTATTCATGGCCTGCATGGGCATATTCAATATCATCGCAGTCATGTTGTTGTCCAAATATGCATTTGCTGCTTACAAAGATTACAGGGATCAAGTGAGTGCCGGTGTGAAAGACCCCATATTCAGAAAGAGTTCACTCGGAGATATGGACAAGAGCGGTATAACGACGTGGGGAGACGATTGA